Proteins encoded by one window of Paenibacillus sp. DCT19:
- a CDS encoding AAA family ATPase: MRKIFIIGIVASGKTTLAKRLSNQLGIPWYELDSIVHHHTSDGRNKRSLEEQVEVINDIDHSGDWIFEGVHRDSYSCLLDMADTIIFLDPPLWKRKVRIFTRYIKQNLGLEHCDYKPDIGMLKMMYTWTSDFEHNRPAFEAKLNLYSHKVTRVTNSEALDDKLFRSEKGVVEDS, encoded by the coding sequence ATGCGTAAAATCTTCATCATAGGCATTGTGGCAAGTGGCAAAACAACGCTGGCGAAACGTTTATCGAATCAACTCGGTATTCCCTGGTATGAATTAGACAGCATTGTTCATCATCATACTTCAGACGGAAGAAACAAGCGGTCACTCGAGGAACAAGTTGAGGTTATTAACGATATCGATCATAGCGGAGATTGGATTTTTGAAGGAGTACATAGGGATTCATATAGCTGTTTATTGGATATGGCGGACACAATTATATTTCTCGATCCTCCCCTATGGAAGCGGAAAGTTCGAATTTTCACTCGGTACATCAAACAAAACCTGGGTCTGGAGCATTGCGATTATAAACCGGATATAGGCATGCTAAAAATGATGTATACATGGACAAGTGACTTTGAACATAATAGACCAGCGTTTGAAGCGAAGTTGAATCTCTACAGTCATAAAGTTACGAGGGTGACGAATAGTGAGGCATTAGATGATAAGCTGTTTCGAAGTGAAAAAGGAGTCGTAGAAGACAGTTAA
- a CDS encoding DUF2785 domain-containing protein — MNLKEKLFLIKENDYQAPAGVFSLVQEMISHIGSVDAELRDDLIYTTLSHWIPGNILAVNELEHILSIVMDDNHLLYRLGESNTDSVFTRSFSMLVIPLLLARHNESPFLSSEQIHQIKMNVFYNVQQERDYRGYDEDKGWAHAIAHAADALDDLAQCPELDKKDLSTMLDLIYEKMTITDRVYSDGEDERMIRPIIQILNRKMISRTELEEWIQRFGTVEKSPEFLPAFRQKNNIKNFLKSLYFRIKFYETDGDLCPIIERTLYQVEPVYYS, encoded by the coding sequence ATGAATTTAAAAGAAAAGTTATTCCTGATCAAAGAAAATGATTACCAAGCACCTGCAGGCGTATTCTCATTAGTACAGGAAATGATCAGCCATATCGGTTCGGTGGATGCCGAATTACGTGATGATCTCATCTATACAACGTTATCCCATTGGATTCCTGGCAACATTCTAGCTGTAAACGAACTAGAGCACATTCTGTCCATTGTTATGGATGATAACCATTTGCTCTATAGGCTTGGTGAATCTAACACAGATTCTGTGTTCACACGATCGTTCTCCATGCTCGTTATACCACTTCTGTTGGCAAGACATAATGAATCACCGTTTCTCTCAAGTGAGCAGATCCATCAGATTAAGATGAATGTATTCTACAACGTACAACAAGAGCGAGATTATCGCGGTTACGATGAAGACAAAGGCTGGGCTCACGCCATAGCTCATGCTGCAGATGCTTTGGATGATTTGGCTCAGTGCCCCGAATTGGACAAAAAGGATCTGTCCACGATGCTTGATCTAATTTATGAAAAAATGACCATAACAGATCGGGTTTACTCCGATGGTGAAGACGAACGCATGATCAGACCCATCATTCAAATTTTAAATCGAAAAATGATTAGTCGGACAGAGCTAGAAGAGTGGATTCAACGTTTTGGTACAGTGGAAAAAAGTCCAGAGTTTCTTCCTGCCTTCAGGCAGAAAAATAATATAAAGAACTTTCTGAAAAGTTTGTATTTCCGCATTAAATTTTATGAGACCGATGGCGATCTTTGCCCGATCATTGAGCGTACGTTATATCAAGTCGAGCCCGTATATTACTCCTAA
- a CDS encoding GNAT family N-acetyltransferase, with the protein MKDLAQIIKVSEDEKSILRQLIELYEYDLSELNGADVNAQGFYGYSYLDHYWTEEKRQAYFVKISGQYAGFVLVNDFCYLVQENARSIAEFFIMRKYRRNGLGQQVARLVFDKHKGNWEVLQHGNNDAAQHFWKRVIHEYTNGDYRVEDVRTEYWEGKGMVFNTSAGQVKGDV; encoded by the coding sequence ATGAAAGACCTCGCGCAGATCATCAAAGTTTCAGAGGATGAGAAGTCCATATTAAGGCAACTTATTGAATTATATGAATACGATCTCAGTGAACTTAATGGAGCTGATGTGAATGCACAAGGCTTCTATGGGTATAGCTATCTGGATCATTATTGGACGGAAGAGAAGCGACAAGCGTACTTTGTGAAAATAAGCGGACAATATGCAGGCTTTGTACTGGTCAATGATTTTTGCTATCTAGTTCAGGAAAATGCTAGATCCATTGCTGAATTTTTTATTATGCGCAAGTACCGTCGAAATGGATTAGGACAACAGGTTGCTAGATTGGTTTTTGATAAGCATAAGGGCAATTGGGAAGTTCTTCAGCATGGAAATAATGACGCTGCACAGCACTTCTGGAAACGAGTCATTCATGAATATACGAATGGTGACTATCGTGTTGAGGACGTGAGAACAGAGTATTGGGAAGGTAAAGGTATGGTGTTTAACACATCTGCAGGACAAGTGAAAGGCGACGTATAA
- a CDS encoding ATP-grasp domain-containing protein, which yields MRAYIQVNQDGMFYNVNAFIAYEGFASLGWEIVKFYDIQEVAEKNPEHIVVGGIGNVRKRLELLGIHRKQGEIDYPPSLSQYYGRKIWSTTIQDIFANPQNWNVFIKPKDTTKKFAGKVVREYKDFIGLVEENEDTTIWCSEIVDFKTEWRCFIRYGQILDIRQYKGAWDSTIDVSVVQRAVIDFVDAPAAYGMDFGIDPDGNMKLVEINDGHSLGSYGISSLNYAKFLSARWSELTGTTDELRHM from the coding sequence GTGAGAGCATATATACAGGTGAATCAGGATGGCATGTTTTACAATGTGAATGCATTTATTGCTTATGAAGGCTTTGCTTCATTGGGGTGGGAGATTGTTAAGTTCTATGATATCCAAGAGGTTGCTGAGAAGAATCCAGAACATATTGTTGTAGGTGGAATTGGTAATGTTAGAAAACGTCTTGAGTTATTGGGAATCCATAGAAAGCAAGGGGAAATAGATTATCCACCGTCTTTATCCCAGTATTATGGTCGAAAAATATGGAGCACAACCATCCAAGACATTTTTGCCAATCCTCAGAATTGGAATGTATTTATTAAGCCCAAAGATACAACGAAAAAGTTTGCTGGAAAAGTAGTGAGAGAATACAAAGATTTTATAGGACTTGTTGAAGAAAACGAAGATACGACCATCTGGTGTTCGGAGATTGTGGATTTCAAAACAGAATGGCGTTGTTTTATCCGATATGGGCAAATTCTCGATATTAGGCAGTACAAGGGTGCATGGGATTCCACAATAGATGTAAGTGTGGTGCAACGTGCGGTTATAGATTTTGTGGATGCGCCTGCTGCCTATGGGATGGATTTTGGTATAGATCCAGATGGAAACATGAAACTGGTCGAGATAAACGATGGGCATTCTCTAGGGTCATATGGGATCAGCTCGTTAAACTATGCAAAGTTTCTCTCGGCTCGATGGTCAGAGTTGACAGGCACTACGGACGAATTGAGACATATGTAG
- a CDS encoding GNAT family N-acetyltransferase, with the protein MYELRKEQFDIVLPWLDDIRSKAVYALSVIELIQKGRVFVNHLDHPNACFITSSGGFYCLAGREDDELFNQAVIRYMNDPANHNGFFALGVFSDAWEIELSKYTIHHSIRISRSYFKFNRAKFLHTYPDIDMPRNEDYDYIPLNEQISEEYREHFYPYYKLVWNSNAQFCDVGIGHFLKHKQDLVSVCTSPYIGGGFAEIDIITIESFKRRGLATWMGTQFIKECLHKQLTPNWCCHSDNVESNHLAAKLCFDKIDERPMYWYHNES; encoded by the coding sequence ATGTACGAGCTACGTAAAGAACAATTTGATATCGTTTTGCCCTGGCTGGATGATATTCGAAGCAAAGCAGTGTATGCGCTGTCGGTTATTGAACTGATCCAAAAGGGCAGGGTATTTGTGAATCACCTGGATCATCCGAATGCTTGTTTTATAACGAGTTCAGGTGGCTTCTACTGTCTGGCTGGTAGAGAAGATGATGAACTTTTCAACCAAGCAGTTATTCGTTATATGAACGATCCGGCAAATCACAATGGATTTTTTGCATTAGGTGTGTTTAGCGATGCTTGGGAAATTGAATTAAGCAAATATACAATACATCATTCGATTCGAATTTCACGATCTTACTTCAAGTTTAATCGGGCTAAATTTCTTCATACATATCCAGATATAGATATGCCACGTAATGAAGATTATGACTACATTCCTCTGAATGAACAGATTTCAGAAGAATATAGGGAGCACTTCTATCCATATTACAAGCTAGTCTGGAATTCGAATGCACAATTCTGTGATGTTGGCATAGGGCATTTTCTTAAACATAAACAGGACCTAGTCAGTGTTTGCACGTCTCCATACATTGGAGGGGGATTTGCCGAGATTGATATCATTACAATAGAAAGCTTCAAGAGAAGAGGTCTTGCAACTTGGATGGGTACTCAGTTTATTAAAGAATGTCTGCACAAACAATTGACACCTAATTGGTGTTGTCATTCAGATAATGTGGAATCTAATCATCTAGCTGCTAAACTATGTTTTGACAAAATTGATGAAAGACCGATGTATTGGTATCATAACGAGTCATGA
- a CDS encoding phosphotransferase produces MELKSSDDILNEIVVQIKEIYGWTTYRAEPNLFGYANLKWKLHTDAGIRFVKQYNAVRYSDQLLHSVETALGLQDKLHQIGIPCPKIFSDQGRYIQRTPSCERFMVTNYCDGCMANPGELNVDQMYHLGQIIGRLHQWLRLNAPPRYPLHWQPESKASTLATWEKNWNDANTAGAHKYISALETQRKIIDGFNLNTFQSCEEGWVHWDLFVDNILFHSNQVSAILDFDRMHYIYPEFDISRAILSGAILENNINVESTKAFVVGYRESSPLTVAKLIRSIQLTWWKEASWLSIKSEEHRTLRRFAHELMWVSDNWFWLEEILNEI; encoded by the coding sequence ATGGAACTAAAGTCATCGGATGATATCTTAAATGAGATCGTAGTACAGATTAAAGAGATTTATGGCTGGACTACGTATCGTGCAGAACCTAATCTTTTTGGATACGCCAATCTGAAATGGAAATTACATACGGATGCAGGAATACGCTTTGTGAAGCAATATAATGCAGTACGATATTCGGATCAATTGTTGCATTCAGTTGAAACGGCGTTAGGTTTACAAGATAAATTACATCAAATAGGCATTCCATGTCCTAAGATTTTCTCTGACCAAGGTCGTTATATTCAACGAACCCCATCTTGTGAACGATTCATGGTCACAAATTATTGTGATGGCTGTATGGCAAACCCAGGAGAGCTAAATGTAGATCAAATGTATCATTTAGGTCAGATCATAGGTAGGCTTCATCAATGGCTCCGTTTGAACGCTCCGCCCAGATATCCTTTGCATTGGCAACCAGAGTCTAAGGCATCCACGTTAGCGACTTGGGAGAAGAACTGGAATGATGCCAATACTGCAGGAGCGCATAAGTACATTTCAGCATTGGAGACACAGCGGAAAATTATAGATGGATTTAACCTCAATACGTTTCAATCGTGTGAAGAGGGTTGGGTTCATTGGGATCTATTTGTAGATAATATTTTGTTTCATTCCAATCAGGTTTCTGCGATTTTGGATTTTGATCGAATGCACTATATTTATCCCGAATTTGATATTTCGAGAGCTATTCTATCAGGTGCTATATTAGAGAATAACATCAATGTAGAATCAACAAAGGCATTTGTAGTGGGGTATCGTGAGAGCAGTCCGTTAACTGTTGCAAAACTCATTCGTTCTATCCAGTTGACATGGTGGAAGGAAGCATCCTGGTTAAGTATTAAGTCGGAGGAACATCGAACCTTGCGCAGATTTGCCCATGAGTTAATGTGGGTGAGTGACAACTGGTTCTGGCTAGAAGAGATATTGAATGAGATATAG
- a CDS encoding DinB family protein, whose amino-acid sequence MLHDLKAEGNMSPMVGVLYSAVKENSERLQRITEGMSQEEIDYKGYNSEFNSTAQLLRHLLYVDLNWVYRIKGEPLPQTFIEEYGPMIDEHNKLPMVNGIPWQRLISQYEGVLQMLKDSCDQLTDDDLDRIILFGHENEKQATIRWGLWHMADHSRYHQAHINQLRKWYNQQN is encoded by the coding sequence ATGTTACATGATCTAAAAGCTGAAGGCAATATGTCGCCTATGGTAGGGGTGTTATATTCCGCAGTGAAGGAGAATAGCGAGCGACTACAACGAATCACCGAGGGTATGTCACAAGAAGAGATCGATTATAAGGGGTACAACAGCGAGTTTAATAGCACTGCACAGCTACTTCGGCATCTTCTCTATGTGGATCTGAATTGGGTGTATCGAATAAAGGGAGAACCACTGCCGCAGACATTTATAGAAGAATATGGCCCTATGATTGACGAACATAATAAACTTCCTATGGTGAACGGAATTCCGTGGCAGCGACTGATCTCACAATATGAAGGTGTTCTACAAATGTTAAAAGATTCATGTGACCAATTAACAGATGATGATCTTGATCGAATAATCCTATTCGGGCATGAAAACGAAAAACAAGCTACGATTCGTTGGGGACTGTGGCACATGGCTGACCATAGCCGTTATCATCAAGCTCATATTAACCAGCTTAGAAAGTGGTATAACCAGCAGAACTGA
- a CDS encoding N-acetyltransferase → MTLHITNVNNDDMKNFVRDNVFYYNMEHFPDEIKGRYQEIQLYLQDDENQVRGGILGETCWNWLEIHYLFVELSLRGQGYGRKLIQEVEKIALEKKCDFIKVDTLSFQALDFYKKEGFEVYGKIENAGGYTHYYMKKELNS, encoded by the coding sequence ATGACGTTACATATAACAAATGTGAATAATGATGATATGAAAAATTTTGTAAGAGACAATGTCTTCTATTATAATATGGAGCACTTTCCAGATGAGATCAAAGGCAGATATCAAGAGATACAACTATATCTACAAGATGATGAAAATCAAGTTCGTGGAGGAATTTTGGGTGAAACGTGCTGGAACTGGCTTGAGATTCATTATTTATTTGTTGAACTTAGCCTAAGAGGGCAAGGGTATGGTAGGAAACTGATTCAAGAAGTAGAGAAGATCGCTTTGGAGAAAAAATGTGATTTCATCAAAGTAGATACACTAAGCTTTCAGGCCTTGGATTTTTATAAAAAAGAAGGCTTTGAGGTGTATGGCAAGATCGAAAATGCAGGAGGATACACACACTATTATATGAAAAAAGAACTGAATTCCTAA
- a CDS encoding DUF3977 family protein, with translation MKKYIEIGFGNTWFIRTELEQEDGTETEIKGIYSPFQLKSIYIRVWLGKRVWIMDTREGLKLAKKNKKKFKLILGFYGI, from the coding sequence TTGAAGAAATACATTGAAATTGGTTTCGGGAATACTTGGTTTATTCGAACTGAGTTGGAGCAGGAAGATGGAACCGAAACGGAAATTAAGGGAATCTATTCGCCTTTCCAACTAAAATCAATATATATTCGAGTGTGGCTTGGTAAGCGTGTTTGGATCATGGATACGAGAGAGGGACTGAAGTTAGCGAAGAAAAATAAGAAGAAATTCAAGCTCATTCTTGGCTTTTACGGCATATAG